CACGGGCTACGCGGTCGACGAGGCCCGGTCGCTGCTCGCCAAGTTCGCGCTCGGGCCCGACCACGTCCTCCGGGCGGGCGAGCGGCTGTCCCCGGGCGAGCGGAGCCGTGCGCTCCTCGCGATGCTGATGGCTCAGGGCGTGAACTGCCTGGTGCTCGACGAGCCCACCAACCACCTCGACCTGGCGGCCATCGAACAGCTGGAGGAGGCGCTCGACAGCTACGAAGGTACGCTCCTCCTGGTGACGCACGACCGCTGGCTGCTCGACGCCGTGCGCATCACGAGGAGCATCGAGCTGTGACCACCCTCACCCATCGCGAGACATGAGGATCTACACGCGGAAGGGCGACGACGGCACCACCGGCCTGCTGTTCGGGGGACGCGTCCGCAAGAGCTCGCCCCGGCCCGCCGCGTACGGCGAGGTCGACGAGGCCCAGGCGGTGTTGGGGCTGGCGCGGGCCGAGTGCGCGCGCGGGTCCGAGCTCGACGAGCTGCTGATCCGCCTCGAGCGCGACCTCTGGGTGCTGATGGCCGAGCTGGCGACCGCGCCCGACAACCTGCACAAGCTCGAGCCGGGCACATCGCTCGTCACCGCGGAGATGGTCGCCGCCCTCGAGCCGGTGATCGACGACCTCACCGTGCGCTTCGAGCCACCGACCGAGTTCGTCGTACCCGGCCAGAACCGCACGGCCGCGCTGCTCGACCTCGCGCGCACCGTCGTGCGGCGGGCCGAGCGCCACTGCGTCGACGTCGTCTCCGACGGATCGCATGTCGTCGCGTACCTGAACCGCTTGTCCGACCTGCTCTGGACCATGGCGCGGGGGCAGGAGGAGCATTCGTTGCCCACCCGAGAGAGGACCTGACGTGGCGATCGCCTGCTCCGTCGACACCGACGTTCCCGCCGACACCCAGGTGCTCGGCGTCCCCGTGTTCGCGGGCCGGCGCCTGCCGAAGGGCGCCACCCGCCCGCTCGACCGCGGCTACCTGGCCGAACGCGGCTTCGAGGGGAAGTTGGGGCAGACCTGCGCGCTGCCCGGCCGTGACCACACGGTGATCGCGGTGGGCCTGGGGGAGGCCAACGAGGTGACGCTCGACGGGCTGCGCCGCGCGGCTGCCGCGCTCGTGAAGGCGGCGTGGCACGACAAGCGCGTTGCCACCACGCTGCTCGACGCTGCGCCGCGCGGGCTGGAGAAGGGCCACGCGGCACAGGCGATCGCCGAAGGCGCGGCGTTGGCGTCGTACCGGTTCAGCGTCTACAAGCGCGAAGCCAAGCCCTGCCGGGTGGAGTCGGTCACT
The DNA window shown above is from Actinomycetota bacterium and carries:
- a CDS encoding cob(I)yrinic acid a,c-diamide adenosyltransferase codes for the protein MRIYTRKGDDGTTGLLFGGRVRKSSPRPAAYGEVDEAQAVLGLARAECARGSELDELLIRLERDLWVLMAELATAPDNLHKLEPGTSLVTAEMVAALEPVIDDLTVRFEPPTEFVVPGQNRTAALLDLARTVVRRAERHCVDVVSDGSHVVAYLNRLSDLLWTMARGQEEHSLPTRERT